A single genomic interval of Granulicella tundricola MP5ACTX9 harbors:
- a CDS encoding putative baseplate assembly protein — protein MIYTCCDARRRAVLAGQTAINAIDFLDVVNDPSMPAAQRQRTLNVHFLHPLTPDQIKPANIVISGGERITGIKVVSATVASELSPGGNPRILVVVVNTAGDFSPYQLQLVQPNDPTEPPAGFDPVLSAIEFSFKAACPNTLDCQPESACSPSAVAPPAISYLAKDYTSFRTLLLDRMATVIPAWTERHPADVGVMLVELLAYLGDNLSYQQDATYTESYLQTARRRTSVRRHVRLVDYPMSDGCNARTWIHFETGDGIAGVTVPAGTELLTAGSSPTTVLDVASQEYKQALAENPVIFETMEPVTVRTAHNRLPLYTWGDRECCLPAGSTGADLEGAYPDLQIGDVLLLVEEKGPLTGATADADPSHRYPVRLTAITQRIDPIGGQFDDPQTNAPTIVTHVDWGRDDALPAPLCVTNTVGGTFLSGISAAWGNIALADHGFTVRGEALPPVPAANPALTVQAPPADWCGTDSTAIVRPVRYNPTLAQSPLTFADPYSPASTSAGVPSAAQALQRQESLITAQITSLTQTDGGRPWSVQPTLLRSVGSANNFVAEVEDDGSASLRFGDGTFGSAPTTGTSFQATYRVGNGTAGNVGAGTLVRLATDTGSVLLGAGVILSVTNPLAGMGGEDPETLDEVRLRAPQAFRAQERAVTPEDYGTMAVRVDPLLQRGTGTLRWTGSWQTVFVSVDPQDSETLNDSRRAAIANGLELYRMAGQDVDVQPPVYVSLELKLSVCVQQGYQSAHVEAALRNVLSNCSLPDGSRGLFHPDNFTFGQTVYLSPIYAAVQDTPGVASVTVKRFARQGKATTDAVSAGKLTLGRLEIARLANDPDYPEHGQFTLHMKGGS, from the coding sequence GTGATCTATACCTGTTGCGACGCGCGGCGCCGAGCCGTCCTGGCCGGACAAACGGCGATCAACGCCATCGACTTTCTGGACGTGGTCAACGATCCGTCCATGCCTGCGGCGCAGCGCCAGCGCACGCTCAATGTCCACTTCCTGCATCCGCTCACCCCAGATCAGATCAAACCTGCAAACATCGTCATCAGTGGTGGGGAACGCATCACCGGTATCAAGGTGGTCAGCGCCACCGTTGCAAGCGAGCTTTCCCCCGGCGGCAATCCACGCATCCTCGTCGTGGTGGTCAACACCGCAGGAGACTTTTCGCCCTATCAACTGCAGTTAGTCCAGCCTAACGACCCGACCGAGCCGCCCGCAGGTTTCGATCCGGTGCTCTCTGCGATTGAGTTCTCCTTCAAGGCAGCCTGCCCCAATACGTTGGACTGCCAGCCGGAATCCGCATGTTCTCCGTCGGCTGTGGCTCCGCCCGCCATCTCCTACCTGGCCAAGGACTACACCAGCTTCCGAACGTTACTGCTGGATCGCATGGCCACCGTCATCCCCGCATGGACAGAGCGCCACCCGGCTGATGTCGGCGTGATGCTGGTGGAGTTGCTGGCCTATCTTGGCGACAACCTCAGCTACCAGCAGGACGCCACCTACACAGAAAGCTACCTGCAAACAGCACGCCGAAGAACCTCCGTCCGCCGCCACGTGCGGCTGGTGGACTACCCCATGAGCGACGGCTGCAACGCTCGCACCTGGATTCATTTTGAGACGGGCGATGGCATTGCAGGCGTCACCGTGCCCGCCGGAACGGAGTTGCTGACCGCGGGCTCATCGCCAACAACCGTGCTGGACGTCGCCTCTCAGGAATACAAACAGGCGCTTGCGGAAAACCCCGTCATCTTTGAAACGATGGAGCCCGTCACCGTACGCACCGCGCACAACCGGCTCCCGCTGTACACCTGGGGTGATCGTGAGTGCTGCCTGCCGGCAGGCAGCACCGGGGCAGATCTCGAAGGCGCGTATCCCGACCTCCAGATTGGCGATGTGCTGCTGCTGGTGGAAGAGAAAGGACCGCTTACCGGTGCTACGGCTGACGCTGACCCCAGTCATCGATATCCCGTGCGCCTGACCGCCATCACACAGCGTATCGATCCCATCGGCGGCCAGTTCGACGATCCTCAAACGAACGCTCCAACGATTGTGACCCATGTGGACTGGGGCCGCGACGATGCTCTGCCGGCACCCTTGTGCGTCACCAATACTGTCGGCGGAACGTTCCTCTCCGGCATCAGCGCTGCCTGGGGCAATATCGCATTGGCCGATCACGGCTTCACCGTTCGTGGGGAGGCGTTGCCGCCCGTGCCTGCGGCTAATCCTGCGCTGACCGTGCAGGCACCCCCCGCGGACTGGTGCGGCACCGACTCCACAGCCATCGTACGTCCTGTCCGCTATAACCCCACGCTGGCGCAGAGTCCGCTCACCTTTGCCGATCCGTACTCCCCAGCCTCTACCTCCGCAGGCGTGCCCTCCGCCGCTCAGGCGTTGCAGCGGCAGGAGAGTCTCATCACCGCACAGATCACCTCTCTCACGCAGACCGACGGCGGCCGCCCCTGGAGCGTGCAGCCTACTCTCCTTCGCAGTGTGGGCTCGGCGAACAACTTTGTGGCCGAGGTGGAAGACGACGGCAGCGCCAGCCTTCGCTTTGGCGACGGCACCTTTGGCAGCGCGCCCACCACAGGCACTTCGTTTCAAGCAACGTATCGCGTGGGTAACGGTACTGCGGGCAATGTCGGTGCGGGGACACTGGTGCGCCTGGCCACGGACACTGGAAGCGTTTTGCTGGGCGCAGGCGTCATCCTCTCAGTCACGAACCCACTTGCCGGGATGGGCGGAGAAGATCCTGAAACGCTCGACGAAGTTCGGCTTCGCGCCCCGCAGGCCTTCCGCGCGCAGGAACGTGCCGTCACCCCGGAGGATTACGGCACCATGGCCGTGCGGGTCGATCCCTTGCTGCAACGCGGCACCGGCACGCTGCGCTGGACGGGCAGTTGGCAGACCGTGTTCGTCAGCGTGGACCCGCAGGACAGCGAGACGCTGAACGACAGCCGGCGCGCCGCGATTGCCAATGGTCTGGAGTTGTATCGCATGGCCGGACAGGACGTCGACGTGCAGCCGCCTGTTTATGTCTCTCTGGAACTGAAGCTGAGTGTTTGCGTCCAGCAGGGCTACCAGAGCGCCCATGTGGAAGCCGCGCTGCGCAATGTGTTGAGCAACTGCAGTCTGCCGGATGGCAGCCGAGGACTCTTCCATCCGGACAACTTCACCTTCGGACAGACGGTCTATCTCAGTCCCATCTATGCCGCCGTGCAGGATACGCCCGGCGTCGCCTCCGTCACCGTCAAACGCTTCGCCCGTCAAGGTAAAGCCACGACCGACGCGGTATCTGCAGGCAAGCTCACGCTTGGCCGTCTGGAGATCGCTCGCCTGGCCAACGACCCCGACTACCCGGAGCATGGCCAGTTCACCCTGCACATGAAAGGAGGCTCCTGA
- a CDS encoding GPW/gp25 family protein, with translation MNVAFPYRFDSRHRTAVATDADHIRDLIEQVLFTAPGERVNQPEFGCGLLQAVFGPNSPELASAAQFLVQGALQQNLGDIINLTAVEVTAVDSTLTVTVEYILRTTQEQVVTQISRGGQSL, from the coding sequence ATGAATGTAGCCTTCCCATACCGCTTTGACTCACGCCATCGCACCGCCGTGGCTACGGATGCAGATCACATCCGTGACCTGATCGAGCAGGTGCTGTTCACTGCGCCCGGTGAGCGCGTGAATCAGCCGGAGTTCGGCTGCGGACTGCTTCAGGCGGTCTTTGGCCCGAACAGTCCGGAGTTGGCCTCCGCCGCGCAGTTCCTGGTGCAGGGCGCCTTGCAGCAGAACCTGGGGGACATCATTAACCTGACCGCGGTGGAAGTCACCGCTGTAGACAGCACTCTTACCGTCACCGTGGAATATATCCTCCGCACTACGCAGGAGCAGGTCGTAACTCAGATCTCGCGGGGAGGGCAAAGCCTGTGA
- a CDS encoding phage baseplate assembly protein V produces MTMTGTEGRFFGKFRGTVVNNVDPLFMGRLLVECPDVLSLAPSSWALPCTPLAGPTGTGAGAYLVPAIGTGVWVEFEKGDPEYPIWAGCRWGSSSDVPPLALVGLPVSPSIVFQTIGQNTLMMSDVPGPLGGILLKGTTGALISITELGITISNGQGASISMIGPTVTVNAGALVVT; encoded by the coding sequence ATGACGATGACGGGGACAGAAGGACGGTTCTTCGGGAAATTCCGCGGCACGGTGGTCAACAATGTCGACCCGCTGTTCATGGGGCGGCTGCTGGTTGAATGCCCTGACGTGCTTTCGCTGGCTCCCTCAAGCTGGGCGTTGCCGTGTACGCCGCTGGCCGGGCCCACCGGCACGGGCGCAGGGGCATACCTGGTGCCTGCAATTGGCACGGGTGTCTGGGTGGAGTTTGAGAAGGGCGATCCGGAGTATCCCATCTGGGCGGGCTGCCGTTGGGGCTCTTCCTCAGACGTACCGCCGCTGGCCCTGGTCGGCCTGCCGGTCTCACCCAGTATTGTCTTTCAAACGATTGGACAGAACACGTTGATGATGAGTGACGTGCCCGGCCCTTTGGGCGGCATTCTGCTGAAAGGTACAACCGGAGCCTTGATTTCGATTACAGAGCTGGGCATCACCATCTCAAACGGACAAGGCGCAAGCATCTCCATGATCGGCCCGACCGTGACCGTCAACGCCGGTGCACTCGTCGTCACCTAG
- a CDS encoding LysM peptidoglycan-binding domain-containing protein, with translation MFDSASRYNGVSLLPYDTADGRTVNYVARRFLPRPDNYDLLLLHTVTEGDRLDNIANTYLDDPQQFWRICDANECVSPFDLTEQPGTRIRITLPQGIPGPSRA, from the coding sequence ATGTTCGATTCCGCAAGCCGCTATAACGGAGTTTCACTCCTGCCGTATGACACTGCCGATGGGCGCACGGTGAACTATGTGGCTCGCCGCTTTCTACCACGTCCGGACAACTACGATCTTCTGCTGCTCCACACGGTTACGGAGGGCGATCGCCTGGACAACATCGCCAATACCTATCTCGACGATCCGCAGCAGTTCTGGCGCATCTGTGACGCGAACGAGTGTGTCTCGCCGTTCGACTTGACGGAGCAGCCGGGCACGCGCATCCGCATCACGTTGCCGCAAGGCATACCCGGGCCGAGCCGTGCTTAA